The following proteins are co-located in the Echinicola sp. 20G genome:
- a CDS encoding lipocalin family protein, translating into MKLLRFTFVLMLVSLMFSCSDTELPMISHSVVGEWEMVGMTYSGTSTVSYGGINFPPTFSEGVASDIDYILTVNESPNTVVGEGSYTVTLKSSYMEHEFDFSVPVDYFMKSGSWEVEGDKFILSKPGESPETATIVKLTADEMVLKVSTDIYQSNDELVSIRYIIEGLISMNRQ; encoded by the coding sequence ATGAAATTACTACGTTTTACCTTTGTTTTAATGCTTGTTTCTTTAATGTTTTCCTGCTCCGACACAGAATTACCAATGATCAGTCACTCTGTGGTAGGGGAGTGGGAAATGGTAGGAATGACTTATAGCGGAACCTCTACCGTATCCTATGGTGGGATAAATTTCCCACCCACTTTTTCGGAAGGAGTAGCTTCTGACATTGACTACATTTTGACTGTCAATGAGTCACCCAACACTGTTGTAGGCGAAGGAAGTTATACAGTGACCCTAAAAAGTTCATATATGGAACATGAGTTTGATTTTTCAGTTCCTGTTGATTATTTCATGAAATCAGGTTCTTGGGAGGTGGAAGGTGATAAGTTTATCTTAAGCAAACCTGGAGAATCTCCTGAAACTGCCACTATTGTCAAATTGACAGCAGATGAAATGGTGCTTAAAGTTTCTACTGATATCTATCAATCTAATGATGAACTTGTAAGCATTAGGTATATTATTGAGGGGTTGATCAGTATGAATAGACAATAA
- a CDS encoding TonB-dependent receptor, translating to MKNQLLRTIILLALFCLSHQVLLAQGVLRGRVIDAQNLSMPGANVILQGTSLGTVTNQSGDYSIVDLPAGNYEVSVSYLGYGSVVHTAKIEEGKTTTINFKLDQKIIENMEFVVMGDRLKGQAKALNQQKNNSNITNIVSSDQIGRFPDANIGDALKRIPGITMQNDQGEARDIIIRGMSPQLNSVTINGERIPSAEGDNRRVQMDLIPSDMIQTIEVNKAVLPSMDADAIGGFVNLVTRKAPNGLRVSGTAGTGINLLSDKPIWTGAMILGDRFIDGKLGAIVSASYNNHNFGSENIETAWYDSDNGVALEEFEMRKYLVQRVRRSVSVALDYEINPNHTLLFSSMYNHRDDWENRFAMKVDNLDDVFDDGDFEEVSEGVFTSSSARVEYETKGGLDSDRNKARRLEDQRVQNFTFGGDHLFNKLKMDWSATYAKASEERPHERYIAYREEDQNVNIDIRNPRKPFASLANLSDNLAFGLDNLSEEYQYTFDEDLNAKLDFKLPYSDKGILQFGGRYRGKYKSRINNYYEYSPVDEDSFGTTLGDVPHTDQSDPNFLPGSQYQIGTFVDPQFLGTLNLDDASQFEGELVYEEFLPSNYSANETVTAAYVMADHQLTDKLSTIVGLRWEHTQISYTGNLYDVDNETFSQATQDDSYSNFMPGVHLKYDADQNSVLRFAWTNTIARPNYYDLVPYAEYVAEDDELSRGNPDLLPTVAMNFDVMAERYFDNVGLISLGGFYKDIDQFVYEKTDLNYNDPVFGDGLEYTRPENGGTASVYGLEASIQKQVWKGLGVYLNYTFTQSETTGIEGREEDNLELPGTAKHMFNASLSYETKKLVLRASLNYAGDYLDELGGEAFEDRYYDEQMFLDVNASYAFTPKWRLFFEGNNLTNQPLRYYQGIRSRTMQEEYYNARLNFGVKFDLFE from the coding sequence ATGAAAAATCAATTACTGAGAACCATTATTTTGCTGGCTCTTTTTTGCCTAAGTCATCAGGTATTACTGGCACAAGGAGTATTGCGTGGTAGGGTCATCGATGCCCAAAACCTGTCCATGCCAGGCGCCAATGTAATCTTACAAGGTACTTCCCTAGGGACTGTTACCAATCAATCAGGGGATTATTCCATTGTGGATTTGCCTGCAGGTAACTATGAAGTTTCAGTTTCTTATTTAGGATATGGCTCGGTAGTCCATACCGCTAAAATTGAAGAAGGAAAAACAACTACCATAAACTTCAAATTGGATCAGAAGATCATAGAAAATATGGAGTTTGTGGTCATGGGTGACCGCCTTAAAGGCCAAGCCAAAGCTTTGAACCAACAGAAAAACAATTCAAACATTACCAATATTGTTTCCTCTGACCAGATAGGAAGGTTCCCAGATGCCAATATCGGGGACGCATTGAAGAGAATTCCAGGCATTACAATGCAAAATGACCAAGGAGAAGCGCGTGACATTATCATCCGAGGGATGTCTCCTCAATTGAATTCTGTTACGATAAATGGAGAAAGAATCCCTTCGGCAGAAGGAGACAATAGAAGGGTACAGATGGATTTGATTCCTTCTGATATGATCCAGACCATTGAAGTAAATAAGGCTGTTTTGCCAAGTATGGATGCTGATGCGATTGGCGGTTTCGTAAATTTAGTGACTAGAAAGGCTCCTAATGGCCTAAGGGTTTCTGGTACAGCAGGAACAGGAATTAACCTTTTGTCAGACAAGCCAATTTGGACGGGTGCGATGATTCTCGGTGACCGTTTTATAGACGGAAAACTTGGAGCGATCGTATCTGCATCTTACAACAATCATAATTTTGGGTCTGAGAATATTGAAACAGCTTGGTATGATTCGGATAATGGCGTTGCCTTGGAGGAGTTTGAAATGAGAAAATATTTGGTACAAAGGGTTCGCCGATCAGTTTCAGTAGCTTTGGATTATGAAATTAACCCGAACCACACCCTTCTTTTCTCCAGTATGTACAACCATAGAGATGACTGGGAAAATCGTTTTGCGATGAAAGTGGACAATCTTGATGATGTATTCGATGATGGTGATTTCGAGGAAGTTTCAGAAGGAGTCTTTACCTCATCCAGTGCAAGGGTAGAATATGAAACCAAAGGCGGCTTGGATTCTGACAGAAACAAAGCAAGAAGACTGGAAGATCAAAGGGTTCAAAACTTTACTTTTGGAGGTGACCACCTTTTCAACAAATTAAAAATGGATTGGTCTGCAACTTACGCAAAGGCATCTGAAGAAAGACCTCATGAAAGGTACATTGCTTACCGAGAGGAAGATCAAAATGTTAACATTGACATCCGTAATCCTAGAAAGCCATTTGCTTCCTTAGCCAACTTATCGGACAATCTGGCATTTGGTCTCGATAATTTATCTGAAGAATACCAATATACCTTTGACGAGGACCTTAATGCAAAATTGGATTTTAAATTGCCCTATAGTGATAAAGGTATCTTACAGTTTGGTGGTCGATACAGAGGCAAATACAAGAGCCGAATCAACAACTATTACGAATATTCGCCAGTAGATGAAGATAGCTTCGGTACTACTCTTGGAGATGTTCCTCATACAGATCAATCAGATCCAAACTTCCTACCTGGCAGTCAATATCAAATTGGAACATTTGTGGACCCACAATTCCTAGGAACTCTGAACTTAGATGATGCAAGTCAGTTTGAAGGAGAGTTAGTCTATGAGGAGTTTTTACCTAGCAACTATTCTGCAAATGAAACCGTAACTGCTGCATACGTAATGGCTGACCACCAATTGACGGATAAGCTTTCCACCATTGTTGGTTTAAGGTGGGAACACACCCAGATTTCCTATACAGGTAATCTTTATGATGTAGACAATGAAACCTTCAGTCAAGCTACACAAGATGATAGCTACTCTAATTTTATGCCTGGCGTTCATTTAAAATATGATGCAGACCAAAACAGTGTTTTAAGGTTTGCTTGGACCAACACCATTGCCCGACCAAATTATTATGATTTGGTACCCTATGCGGAATATGTAGCAGAAGATGACGAACTATCTAGAGGTAATCCAGATTTGTTGCCGACCGTTGCCATGAATTTTGATGTGATGGCTGAAAGGTATTTTGACAATGTTGGCTTGATTTCACTGGGTGGTTTTTACAAAGATATTGATCAGTTCGTGTACGAGAAAACAGACCTTAACTACAATGATCCTGTATTTGGAGATGGCCTAGAATACACTAGACCTGAAAATGGCGGTACAGCTTCTGTTTATGGTCTGGAAGCATCCATTCAGAAACAAGTATGGAAAGGGTTAGGCGTTTACCTGAACTACACATTTACCCAATCTGAGACCACAGGTATTGAAGGTAGAGAAGAAGACAACCTTGAACTGCCAGGTACCGCCAAGCATATGTTCAATGCTTCTCTTTCCTACGAAACCAAAAAATTGGTTTTGAGAGCTTCTTTGAATTATGCCGGAGACTACTTGGATGAACTGGGTGGTGAGGCATTTGAGGACAGGTATTACGATGAGCAAATGTTCTTGGACGTCAATGCATCTTACGCTTTTACACCTAAATGGAGACTATTCTTTGAAGGTAATAACTTGACCAATCAACCATTGAGGTATTATCAAGGCATCCGTTCCAGAACCATGCAAGAAGAATATTACAATGCAAGACTTAATTTCGGGGTGAAATTTGATTTGTTCGAATAG
- a CDS encoding phytase, giving the protein MSKSKLINGLWTLGILAGACSAPSQQNENVTAKSLDKVKPTYVTDQVNHDTDDPAIWINPTDPSQSLIVGTDKDADGALYVFNLKGKAIDSLTVRNIQRPNNVDIGYGLQLGDKTVDFAVTGERMTSKLRFYSLPDMKEIHPEGIEVYLGEEGPEYRDLMGVAVYHNPENNKHYVIAGRKNGPQDGTYLWQYEIKSEDGILSLDLVRKFGEFSGNKEIEAIAVDNELGYIYYSDEGVGVRKYYADPEKGNEQLALFATEGFTKDHEGISFYKLDDQTGYILVSDQEANLFHVFPREGSSSNPHEHQLITKIPTSTVSSDGSETSSTALGPDFPHGLFVAMSDDKTFQIYKWEDMARDTLKSKN; this is encoded by the coding sequence ATGTCAAAAAGTAAACTAATTAATGGGCTTTGGACACTAGGCATTCTTGCTGGAGCATGTAGTGCCCCAAGTCAACAAAACGAAAATGTCACTGCAAAAAGCTTGGACAAGGTCAAACCTACTTATGTTACAGATCAGGTAAATCATGATACAGATGATCCTGCCATCTGGATCAACCCAACTGACCCAAGCCAAAGTTTGATCGTTGGGACAGACAAAGACGCCGATGGCGCATTGTATGTTTTTAATCTCAAAGGTAAAGCCATTGATTCTTTAACCGTTCGGAATATCCAGAGACCTAACAATGTGGATATCGGATATGGTCTACAATTAGGTGACAAAACAGTAGACTTTGCTGTAACAGGTGAGCGCATGACTTCCAAACTTCGCTTTTATAGCCTTCCTGATATGAAGGAAATTCATCCTGAGGGCATAGAAGTGTACCTTGGTGAAGAGGGACCAGAATACCGTGACTTAATGGGAGTCGCCGTATACCACAACCCTGAGAATAATAAACATTATGTGATTGCAGGACGAAAAAACGGACCTCAAGACGGTACTTATTTGTGGCAATATGAAATCAAAAGCGAGGATGGTATCCTTAGTCTTGATTTAGTCCGCAAATTCGGTGAATTCAGTGGAAATAAAGAAATAGAGGCTATCGCAGTAGATAATGAATTGGGATATATCTATTACTCTGATGAAGGGGTTGGCGTTCGTAAGTATTATGCAGATCCCGAGAAAGGCAATGAACAATTAGCTTTGTTTGCCACAGAAGGGTTCACCAAAGATCACGAAGGAATCAGTTTTTACAAACTAGATGATCAAACAGGTTACATCTTAGTTTCTGACCAGGAAGCCAACTTATTCCATGTCTTTCCTAGAGAAGGATCTTCCTCCAACCCTCATGAACATCAATTGATTACTAAAATCCCAACCAGTACTGTTTCCAGTGACGGCTCAGAGACCAGCAGCACAGCATTAGGCCCTGATTTCCCACATGGATTATTTGTTGCCATGTCTGATGACAAGACTTTCCAAATCTATAAATGGGAAGATATGGCTAGAGACACCCTAAAATCAAAAAATTAA